The proteins below come from a single Edaphobacter acidisoli genomic window:
- the mfd gene encoding transcription-repair coupling factor, whose translation MVLPFVRELLADLEHSESFERVRRHLSAGTARRRVSGLTFTARALYLPYFVRAAANPCLIIVADNKAAEALHAAVTSACELNGALDADAVLRLPAHDVLPFENLSPHPEIQETRAATLWKITAYKTAPRLVIAPIEAACMKLFSRDYYRALALHLRVGEEHIPDMLLEHLLSVGYTRVDVVEMPGQVTVRGGIVDVYSPEMALPVRIDFFGDEIESIRRFDPETQRSSSHLEHALLLPLTETPVTEKILTAINARLTRAGTAGAALEGGEEPAELQTHVATRTGEATVFPGWEFFAPVAGANSTLLDLLGQSTRVFIDEPAMVKNQGERWWNKVEQRHERSGIGNLVRSEDIYISPWDLEDRLRRFTGIDLDQLGAVDVLDADRSELSEIDFATRPTQRFHGSIPALIEAINNLMTQDARILLTAPNQGEVERLAGLLHEYHVPYRLGSRTEQHNAENVYSESSHLIGDLRTPVIVKTSVASGVQILDLDRTTARQMIIFGAQDLIDDADVAPRPVRRGKSKTSAFISDFRDLAVGDYVVHVEHGISRYCGLRVIEENGQPPLELMILEFADEAKLYVPLTRLDLIQKYRSSETGPPPELNRLGTQSWQKTKARVKKAMADMTDELVKLYAQRQAALGTAFSPDTNMQREFEDAFDFNETDDQLSAIADIKSDMESPRPMDRLLCGDVGYGKTEVAMRAAFKAVQDGKQVAVLTPTTVLCFQHFETFKRRFANFPITIEMISRFRSPKEQKAILEQAEAGKIDILIGTHRVLSKDLKFQDLGLLVVDEEQRFGVRHKERLKQMRAHIDVLSMSATPIPRTLHMSLIGLRDMSVIETPPKDRMAIQTIVAKFDEKLVRTAVEMELERGGQVYFVHNRVETIYDLASKIRELVPQARIVIGHGQLPETELERVMLSFMNHEYDVLVATSIIENGLDIPLANTIIVNRADRHGLSELYQLRGRVGRSNRRAYSYLLIPPETELTEIARRRLAALKEFSDLGAGFKIAALDLELRGAGNMLGGEQSGHIEAIGFEMYTTMLEEAVRKIKGEQEKPAHPNTALNLGISVRIDSTYIPEENQRLRMYKRIASAQSLLELAEVREELKDRYGAPPESVMNLLAAGELRLRCEEIGIAQIDRKRTQVEQGVGAKKTKTFVEMLHIKFTDVNADPTYFADKSNKTVAPGTLMRLVNRNAKRGAQFSPNGTLRWPLTSAKAEDVLAETRTLLDLLDPSLAEVR comes from the coding sequence ATGGTCTTACCCTTCGTCCGCGAGCTATTGGCGGACCTTGAGCACTCTGAATCCTTCGAGCGTGTACGGCGCCATCTAAGTGCAGGCACGGCCCGCAGACGTGTGTCTGGACTTACCTTCACGGCCCGTGCGCTCTATCTTCCCTACTTCGTCCGCGCCGCCGCAAATCCCTGCCTCATCATCGTTGCCGACAACAAGGCCGCCGAAGCGCTCCACGCCGCCGTCACCAGCGCCTGCGAATTGAACGGTGCGCTGGACGCAGACGCCGTGTTGCGGCTGCCTGCACACGACGTGCTGCCGTTTGAAAATCTCTCGCCACACCCCGAAATTCAGGAGACGCGCGCAGCCACACTCTGGAAGATTACCGCGTACAAAACCGCGCCTCGCCTGGTCATCGCGCCCATCGAAGCCGCCTGCATGAAGCTCTTCTCGCGCGACTACTACCGCGCGCTCGCCCTGCACCTGCGCGTCGGCGAAGAGCACATCCCCGACATGCTGCTGGAGCACCTGCTCTCGGTCGGCTACACCCGCGTCGATGTCGTCGAGATGCCCGGCCAGGTAACGGTCCGCGGCGGCATCGTCGATGTCTACTCACCCGAGATGGCCCTTCCCGTCCGCATCGACTTCTTCGGCGACGAGATCGAGTCCATCCGCCGCTTCGACCCCGAGACGCAGCGCTCCAGCTCGCACCTCGAACATGCATTGCTGCTGCCGCTAACCGAAACTCCCGTCACTGAAAAAATCCTCACCGCGATTAACGCCCGCCTCACTCGCGCAGGCACAGCGGGCGCGGCGCTCGAAGGCGGAGAAGAACCAGCCGAGCTGCAAACGCACGTCGCCACACGCACCGGCGAGGCCACCGTCTTTCCCGGCTGGGAGTTCTTCGCTCCAGTCGCCGGAGCCAACTCCACTTTGCTCGATCTGCTGGGACAAAGCACGCGCGTCTTCATCGACGAACCAGCGATGGTCAAAAACCAGGGCGAACGCTGGTGGAACAAGGTCGAGCAGCGCCACGAACGCTCCGGCATCGGTAATCTCGTACGCTCGGAAGACATCTATATCTCCCCTTGGGACCTCGAAGACCGTCTGCGCCGCTTCACAGGCATCGACCTCGACCAGCTCGGCGCAGTCGACGTCCTCGATGCCGACCGCAGCGAGCTCTCCGAGATCGATTTCGCCACACGCCCCACGCAGCGCTTCCACGGCTCAATCCCAGCGCTGATCGAAGCCATCAATAACCTGATGACGCAGGATGCGCGCATTCTGTTGACTGCGCCTAATCAGGGCGAAGTCGAGCGCCTCGCCGGTCTGCTGCACGAATACCACGTCCCCTACCGTCTCGGCTCACGCACCGAGCAGCACAACGCTGAGAACGTCTACAGCGAATCCAGCCATCTCATCGGCGACCTCCGCACGCCGGTCATCGTGAAAACCTCTGTAGCCTCAGGCGTGCAGATTCTTGATCTCGACCGCACCACCGCGCGCCAGATGATCATCTTCGGCGCGCAGGATTTAATCGACGACGCCGACGTAGCGCCGCGCCCCGTGCGCCGCGGCAAATCGAAGACCTCAGCCTTCATCTCCGACTTCCGCGACCTCGCCGTCGGCGACTACGTCGTCCACGTCGAGCACGGCATCTCCCGCTACTGTGGCCTGCGCGTCATCGAAGAGAACGGCCAGCCGCCGCTCGAGCTGATGATCCTCGAGTTCGCCGACGAGGCCAAACTCTACGTCCCGCTCACCCGCCTCGACCTCATCCAGAAGTACCGCTCCAGCGAAACCGGACCGCCGCCAGAGCTGAACCGGCTCGGCACGCAGAGCTGGCAGAAGACCAAGGCCCGCGTCAAGAAGGCCATGGCCGACATGACGGACGAGCTGGTCAAGCTCTACGCGCAGCGCCAGGCCGCACTGGGAACAGCCTTCTCGCCCGACACCAACATGCAGCGCGAGTTCGAAGACGCCTTCGACTTCAACGAGACCGACGACCAGCTCTCCGCCATCGCCGACATCAAATCCGACATGGAATCGCCGCGCCCCATGGACCGCCTGCTCTGCGGCGACGTGGGCTACGGCAAAACCGAAGTCGCCATGCGCGCCGCATTCAAGGCCGTGCAGGATGGCAAGCAGGTCGCCGTCCTGACGCCCACCACCGTGCTCTGCTTCCAGCACTTCGAGACCTTCAAACGCCGCTTCGCCAACTTCCCCATCACCATTGAGATGATCTCGCGCTTCCGCTCGCCCAAAGAGCAGAAGGCAATCCTTGAACAGGCCGAAGCAGGCAAGATCGACATCCTGATTGGCACGCACCGCGTGCTCTCGAAGGACCTGAAGTTCCAGGACCTCGGCCTTCTGGTTGTCGATGAAGAGCAGCGCTTCGGCGTGCGCCACAAAGAGCGCCTCAAGCAGATGCGCGCGCACATCGATGTACTCTCCATGTCGGCCACACCCATTCCGCGCACGCTGCACATGTCGCTGATCGGCCTGCGCGACATGAGCGTCATCGAGACGCCGCCCAAAGACCGCATGGCCATCCAGACCATCGTCGCCAAGTTCGACGAAAAGCTCGTCCGCACGGCAGTCGAGATGGAGTTGGAGCGCGGCGGCCAGGTCTACTTCGTCCACAATCGCGTCGAAACCATTTACGACCTTGCGAGCAAGATCCGCGAGCTGGTCCCGCAGGCGCGCATCGTCATCGGCCACGGCCAGCTCCCCGAAACCGAGCTCGAGCGCGTCATGCTCAGCTTCATGAACCACGAGTACGACGTGCTGGTGGCGACCAGCATCATCGAAAACGGCCTCGACATTCCGCTCGCAAACACCATCATCGTCAACCGCGCCGATCGCCACGGCCTCAGCGAGCTCTACCAGCTGCGCGGCCGCGTAGGCCGCTCCAACCGCCGCGCATATTCCTATCTATTAATTCCGCCCGAAACCGAGCTGACCGAGATCGCCCGCCGTCGTCTCGCCGCACTGAAAGAATTCTCCGACCTCGGCGCGGGCTTCAAGATCGCCGCACTCGACCTCGAACTGCGCGGCGCAGGCAACATGCTCGGCGGCGAACAATCAGGCCACATCGAAGCCATCGGCTTTGAGATGTACACCACAATGCTCGAAGAAGCCGTCCGCAAGATCAAAGGTGAGCAGGAGAAACCCGCGCATCCGAACACCGCACTCAACCTCGGCATCAGCGTCCGTATCGACTCGACCTACATCCCCGAAGAAAACCAGCGCCTGCGCATGTACAAACGCATCGCCTCCGCCCAGTCGCTTCTCGAACTCGCAGAGGTTCGAGAAGAACTAAAAGATCGCTACGGCGCCCCACCCGAATCCGTCATGAATCTTCTCGCCGCCGGCGAGTTGCGGCTGCGCTGCGAGGAGATCGGCATCGCGCAGATCGACCGCAAGCGCACACAGGTCGAGCAGGGCGTCGGCGCGAAGAAGACCAAAACCTTCGTCGAGATGCTCCACATCAAATTTACCGACGTCAACGCAGACCCGACCTACTTCGCCGATAAGTCGAACAAGACTGTCGCCCCTGGCACGCTGATGCGGCTGGTCAACCGCAACGCCAAACGCGGCGCACAGTTCAGCCCCAACGGCACCCTGCGCTGGCCGCTCACCTCTGCCAAAGCTGAAGACGTCCTCGCCGAAACACGCACTCTGCTCGACTTGCTCGACCCCAGCCTCGCCGAAGTCCGCTAG
- a CDS encoding cupin domain-containing protein, whose translation MHHPIQIGNLSVTFLKSRHETQGQADIFEMTVPPHTNLHIPHLHKDYDETIIGINGTTTWTLDGKKHQVGPGKQLHIPRGVVHTYVNTYRTTARMLCILTPGLVGPEYFRELAAAIDEHGRPDIPAVVAVMARYGVTPAKA comes from the coding sequence ATGCACCACCCCATTCAAATCGGCAACCTGAGCGTCACATTTCTAAAGAGCCGACACGAGACCCAGGGTCAGGCCGACATCTTCGAGATGACCGTCCCGCCACACACCAACCTCCACATTCCCCACCTCCACAAGGACTACGACGAGACCATCATCGGTATCAACGGCACGACGACCTGGACTCTCGACGGCAAAAAGCATCAGGTCGGCCCCGGCAAGCAGCTTCACATCCCTCGCGGTGTCGTCCACACCTACGTCAACACCTATCGCACCACAGCGCGGATGCTCTGCATCCTCACGCCCGGCCTGGTCGGCCCCGAATACTTCCGCGAACTGGCCGCCGCAATTGACGAACATGGACGCCCCGACATTCCCGCCGTCGTCGCCGTCATGGCCCGCTACGGCGTCACGCCCGCCAAAGCATAA
- a CDS encoding DUF885 domain-containing protein — protein MSAITPAQNLSADGAAQTFSYLTDQYFSDVYYHFSPTSGTSDGLHQYDTQLEDYSAANIQKQVAALHDYEKKVEAIDSSALDAPVAADRDILLNSIKSKLLTLEVIRPWQKNPDTYSSGVTNSIFVIMERPYAPINIRFRAAIEREKQIPQALAEARKNLQNPPRIFTEIALEQIDGDISFFQHDVPEAFADATDPDDKAAFAKSNAAVIDALQSYAAWMKTDLLPRSNGDFRLGADTFRKKLSYDEMVDIPLDRLLQIAFTDLHRNQAEFARIAKEVDPTKTPQQVLAELATIHPAPDQLLNSFQNTFNSLVGFIDTHHIITIPSKVEPTLEETPPFMRATTFASMDPPGPFETHSTKAYFNVTLPEKDWTPEHVAEHMASFNVGTIISTSVHEAYPGHYVQFLWMPEFPSKIRKVLGSNTNIEGWAHYCEQMMLDEGYDAPPPNATPEQVRESRLVRLGQIQDALLRDARFVNSIKLHTGEGEPGGKWTIQQAEDFFVKEGYQSRSVAEVETKRGTSDPTYLYYTLGKLEIMKLRTDLQKKEGPAFNLEQFHDDFMRQGFAPIKVIRHAMLHNDSPVL, from the coding sequence ATGTCCGCAATCACCCCAGCCCAGAACCTCTCCGCCGATGGCGCGGCGCAGACCTTCAGCTACCTCACAGACCAGTACTTCTCCGACGTCTACTACCACTTCTCGCCCACCAGCGGCACCAGCGACGGACTGCACCAATACGACACCCAGCTCGAGGACTACTCTGCCGCAAACATCCAGAAGCAGGTCGCCGCGCTGCACGACTACGAGAAGAAGGTCGAAGCCATCGACTCCAGTGCACTCGACGCGCCCGTCGCGGCAGACCGTGACATCCTGCTCAACAGCATCAAGTCCAAACTGCTCACGCTCGAAGTCATTCGCCCGTGGCAGAAGAACCCTGACACCTACTCATCAGGCGTCACCAACTCCATCTTCGTCATCATGGAGCGCCCCTACGCCCCGATAAACATCCGCTTCCGCGCCGCCATCGAGCGCGAAAAACAAATCCCGCAGGCCCTCGCCGAGGCGCGCAAAAATCTCCAGAACCCGCCCCGCATCTTCACCGAAATCGCCCTCGAGCAGATCGACGGCGACATCAGCTTCTTCCAGCATGACGTCCCCGAAGCCTTCGCCGACGCCACCGACCCCGACGACAAAGCCGCCTTCGCCAAATCGAACGCCGCCGTCATCGACGCGCTCCAGTCCTACGCTGCCTGGATGAAGACCGACCTCCTGCCGCGCTCAAACGGCGACTTCCGCCTCGGAGCCGACACCTTCCGCAAAAAACTCTCCTACGACGAGATGGTCGATATCCCGCTCGACCGCCTGCTCCAGATTGCCTTCACCGACCTGCACAGGAACCAGGCCGAATTCGCACGCATCGCCAAAGAGGTCGACCCCACCAAGACGCCGCAGCAGGTGCTCGCCGAACTGGCCACCATCCATCCCGCGCCCGATCAGCTTCTGAATTCGTTCCAGAACACCTTCAACTCGCTGGTCGGCTTCATCGACACGCACCACATCATCACCATCCCGTCGAAGGTCGAGCCGACGCTCGAAGAGACGCCTCCCTTCATGCGTGCCACCACCTTCGCCTCGATGGACCCTCCCGGCCCCTTCGAGACCCACTCCACCAAGGCATACTTCAACGTCACGCTGCCGGAAAAGGACTGGACACCCGAGCACGTCGCCGAGCACATGGCCAGCTTCAACGTCGGAACGATCATCTCGACCAGCGTGCACGAAGCCTACCCCGGCCACTACGTCCAGTTCCTCTGGATGCCCGAGTTCCCCAGCAAAATCCGCAAGGTGCTCGGCTCAAACACCAACATCGAAGGCTGGGCGCACTACTGCGAGCAGATGATGCTCGACGAAGGCTACGACGCGCCTCCGCCCAACGCCACACCGGAGCAGGTCCGTGAGTCGCGCCTCGTCCGCCTCGGCCAGATTCAGGATGCGCTCCTGCGTGACGCTCGCTTCGTCAACTCCATCAAGCTGCACACCGGCGAAGGCGAGCCGGGCGGCAAGTGGACGATCCAGCAGGCCGAAGACTTCTTCGTCAAAGAGGGCTACCAGTCGCGCTCCGTCGCCGAAGTCGAAACCAAGCGCGGAACCTCCGACCCGACGTATCTTTACTACACGCTGGGCAAGCTCGAGATCATGAAGCTGCGCACCGACCTCCAGAAGAAAGAAGGCCCGGCCTTCAACCTCGAACAGTTCCACGACGACTTCATGCGCCAGGGCTTCGCACCCATCAAAGTCATCCGCCACGCCATGCTCCACAACGACTCCCCAGTGCTATAA
- the galU gene encoding UTP--glucose-1-phosphate uridylyltransferase GalU encodes MTPQKVRKAVFPAAGLGTRFLPATKAMPKEMLCLVDKPLIQYGVEEAVAAGCTEIIIITGRGKSTMEDHFDASPELEANLEAKNKKALLEIVHSVNNLARVTYTRQPEPLGLGHAVLMAKELVNDQPFAVILPDDIVDAQVPCLKQMVQAYEETQCSIIGSEVIEGPAISSYGVLDCEPVPGNPRLFDITNMVEKPRFEEAPSNHAIIGRYILTPRIFDMLERLTPGAGGELQLTDAIKALLSYEKVYGFNYEGKRHDAGDKLGFLKATVEFALKREDLGPAFREWLRNYPV; translated from the coding sequence ATGACCCCCCAAAAAGTTCGCAAAGCTGTGTTTCCCGCTGCTGGTCTAGGCACGCGCTTCCTCCCTGCTACCAAGGCCATGCCCAAGGAGATGCTCTGCCTCGTCGACAAGCCGCTGATTCAGTACGGTGTCGAAGAAGCCGTCGCCGCCGGCTGCACCGAGATCATCATCATCACAGGCCGCGGCAAGTCCACCATGGAAGACCACTTCGACGCGAGCCCCGAGCTCGAAGCCAACCTCGAAGCCAAGAACAAAAAAGCGCTCCTCGAGATCGTCCATTCGGTCAACAATCTCGCCCGCGTCACCTACACACGCCAGCCCGAGCCGCTCGGCCTCGGCCACGCCGTGCTGATGGCGAAAGAGCTCGTCAACGACCAGCCCTTCGCGGTCATCCTGCCCGACGACATCGTCGACGCACAGGTCCCATGCCTCAAGCAGATGGTCCAGGCATACGAAGAGACGCAATGCAGCATCATCGGCTCCGAGGTCATCGAAGGCCCCGCCATCTCCTCCTACGGTGTGCTCGACTGCGAACCCGTGCCCGGCAATCCGCGCCTCTTCGATATAACCAACATGGTCGAAAAGCCGCGCTTCGAAGAAGCGCCCTCGAACCACGCCATCATCGGGCGCTACATCCTCACGCCGCGTATCTTCGACATGCTCGAAAGACTCACCCCCGGCGCGGGAGGCGAACTGCAACTCACCGACGCCATCAAAGCCCTACTCAGCTACGAAAAGGTCTACGGCTTCAACTACGAGGGCAAGCGCCACGATGCTGGCGATAAACTCGGCTTCCTGAAAGCCACTGTCGAGTTCGCCCTCAAGCGCGAAGACCTCGGCCCGGCGTTCCGTGAGTGGCTCAGGAATTATCCCGTCTAA
- a CDS encoding PEP-CTERM sorting domain-containing protein codes for MFKSLALLTALVVATATMAKADQISINGSDVVDTTAQTLTFIGPSNSIGYPLGNVGFDSSTGIFSAFTYCNECVELQKYPINYGAFTSPTGLFAITNGSNNLFVTLDSITSWSATDNNFTIYGDATINLNGVDTNGTLILTSQGGSGINTTFSATTSPVPEPASLALFGSGLLGIVGLARRKFNV; via the coding sequence ATGTTTAAATCTCTTGCACTTCTTACTGCACTGGTCGTAGCCACGGCAACGATGGCTAAGGCCGATCAAATCTCGATCAACGGGAGTGATGTCGTTGACACCACAGCCCAAACCCTGACGTTCATTGGGCCGAGCAACAGTATCGGCTACCCGCTCGGAAATGTAGGTTTCGATTCATCGACGGGCATATTCAGCGCATTCACCTACTGCAACGAGTGCGTTGAATTGCAGAAGTATCCGATCAACTACGGGGCGTTTACTTCTCCAACTGGCCTTTTTGCTATCACCAATGGTTCCAATAATCTTTTTGTAACCTTGGACAGCATTACCAGCTGGTCGGCCACTGACAACAACTTCACCATCTATGGTGATGCGACGATCAACCTTAACGGCGTGGACACGAATGGCACTCTTATCCTGACGAGCCAAGGTGGTTCAGGTATCAACACGACCTTCTCGGCGACCACGTCTCCGGTTCCCGAGCCAGCGTCGCTTGCGCTGTTCGGCTCTGGCCTGCTCGGCATCGTCGGGCTTGCGCGCCGCAAGTTCAACGTCTAA
- the murQ gene encoding N-acetylmuramic acid 6-phosphate etherase, giving the protein MQNLATLPTEARNPATEHLDELPTLDMLRVINEEDAKVAAAVATTLPQIAQTVDAVAQRFEQGGRLFYIGAGTSGRLGVLDASECPPTFSVPPTLVQGIIAGGDSALRNSSESSEDSPEQGAADLAAHGFQKIDTLVGIAASGRTPYVIGAMRHAKSLGALTIALTCVPNSEMAAIADISIAAVTGPEVLTGSTRLKAGTATKLVLNMISTGVMIKTGAVYGNLMVNVQPTNAKLVDRAQRIIAAATGVDKPTAAHLLDQAGSVKTAIAMQKLSLDRASAEARLAVANGSLAALLRKAH; this is encoded by the coding sequence ATGCAAAACCTCGCCACGCTTCCCACCGAAGCCCGCAACCCCGCCACCGAACACCTCGACGAGCTTCCCACGCTCGACATGCTGCGCGTTATCAATGAGGAAGACGCCAAGGTAGCTGCAGCCGTAGCCACTACGCTCCCGCAGATTGCCCAGACCGTGGATGCCGTAGCCCAACGCTTCGAGCAGGGCGGCCGCCTCTTCTACATCGGCGCAGGAACCAGCGGAAGGCTCGGCGTACTCGACGCATCCGAGTGCCCGCCCACATTCTCTGTGCCCCCAACGCTCGTGCAGGGCATCATCGCCGGCGGCGACTCCGCCCTTCGCAATTCGAGCGAATCCAGCGAGGATTCTCCCGAGCAGGGCGCAGCCGACCTCGCCGCGCACGGCTTCCAAAAGATCGACACTCTGGTCGGCATCGCCGCCAGTGGCCGCACTCCCTACGTCATCGGAGCCATGCGCCACGCGAAAAGTCTCGGCGCGCTCACCATCGCACTCACCTGCGTACCCAACTCCGAGATGGCTGCCATCGCCGACATCTCCATCGCCGCCGTCACCGGCCCTGAAGTCCTGACTGGTAGCACGCGCCTCAAGGCCGGCACCGCAACCAAGCTCGTCCTGAACATGATCAGCACCGGCGTCATGATCAAAACCGGGGCCGTCTACGGCAACCTGATGGTCAACGTCCAACCCACCAATGCCAAACTGGTGGACCGTGCCCAGCGCATCATTGCGGCCGCCACAGGAGTGGACAAACCCACTGCCGCCCATCTACTCGACCAGGCGGGCAGCGTAAAGACAGCCATCGCCATGCAGAAGCTCTCTCTCGACCGCGCCTCCGCCGAAGCCCGGCTGGCCGTCGCAAATGGCAGCCTCGCGGCCCTTCTGCGCAAAGCGCATTAA
- a CDS encoding glycerophosphodiester phosphodiesterase family protein — protein MPDQRYLALMIAARAHAKAHGAQTPVLAPYDRTLLGKNPSVRVAELQGAHFRVIPWTTNNPATMRALIARRVDGIISDRPDVLQTIVKQEAAANPSEAAYFAAFDVAGHRGARGLRPENTLPAFEAGFDNLVTSVETDIGISADRVPLIWHDQFFSPKSCRRADNARYSMKNRVYLRDITSAEAQSTFICDKLQRVNFPKQTNDLALSPVSLAFAEHERLISPYVPTHLEQLFRFTSFYADYYRKGPGKNHPEAEARATSAEKVCFNIETKILPLPNDPEGVPADKLPIPNLKAEPTTNHTYDPQTFVSTLGEVIQRNNMQNRSRVLSFDFRILQLVEEQSPNIPTYYLTESPASLSTALLPPGLRQP, from the coding sequence GTGCCTGACCAACGCTATCTCGCCCTGATGATCGCCGCCCGTGCTCATGCGAAGGCACACGGCGCACAGACTCCGGTGCTGGCTCCGTATGACCGCACCCTCCTTGGCAAGAACCCTTCTGTAAGGGTGGCCGAGTTACAAGGAGCGCACTTTCGCGTCATCCCCTGGACCACAAACAATCCCGCAACCATGCGCGCCCTCATCGCGCGACGTGTGGACGGCATCATCTCCGACCGCCCAGACGTCCTCCAGACCATAGTGAAGCAGGAAGCCGCAGCAAACCCATCAGAAGCAGCCTACTTCGCAGCATTCGACGTAGCCGGACACCGCGGCGCGCGCGGCCTTCGTCCTGAAAACACGCTGCCCGCCTTTGAGGCAGGATTCGACAATCTCGTCACGTCAGTGGAAACCGACATTGGCATCAGCGCCGACCGCGTACCGCTCATCTGGCACGATCAGTTCTTCAGCCCCAAATCCTGCCGCCGCGCCGACAATGCCAGATACTCGATGAAGAACCGCGTCTACCTGCGCGACATCACCAGCGCCGAGGCGCAGAGCACCTTCATCTGCGACAAGCTGCAGCGAGTCAACTTCCCCAAACAGACAAACGACCTCGCGCTCTCGCCTGTATCATTAGCCTTCGCCGAGCACGAGCGCCTCATCAGCCCCTACGTCCCCACCCACCTCGAACAACTCTTCCGCTTCACCAGCTTCTACGCCGACTACTACCGCAAAGGCCCCGGCAAGAACCACCCCGAAGCCGAAGCCCGCGCGACGAGCGCCGAGAAGGTCTGCTTCAACATCGAGACCAAAATCCTCCCGCTGCCCAACGACCCTGAAGGTGTACCGGCCGACAAACTGCCCATCCCAAATCTCAAAGCCGAGCCAACCACCAACCACACCTACGACCCGCAGACCTTCGTCTCGACACTCGGCGAGGTCATCCAGCGCAACAACATGCAAAACCGCAGCAGAGTCCTGAGCTTCGACTTCCGCATCCTGCAACTGGTCGAAGAGCAGTCCCCCAATATCCCCACCTACTACCTGACGGAATCCCCTGCATCACTTAGCACAGCCTTGCTCCCACCAGGCCTGCGCCAGCCTTGA
- a CDS encoding lysozyme inhibitor LprI family protein, protein MKAQITMNKRADELAARTVAELREMSPKDKALYGPVILQSLEDAAKKMSESQVAWRAYRDQYCNAVSSYTTGSGSGTAMEECLYRTALSRVRQLRRDFPDSAGPKGHPR, encoded by the coding sequence ATGAAAGCTCAAATAACCATGAATAAAAGGGCCGATGAGCTGGCTGCACGCACCGTTGCAGAACTGCGCGAAATGAGCCCCAAAGATAAGGCCCTTTATGGACCGGTCATTCTTCAATCGCTCGAAGATGCAGCAAAGAAGATGAGTGAGTCACAGGTCGCGTGGCGTGCCTACCGTGACCAATACTGCAATGCGGTCAGCAGCTACACAACTGGCTCTGGATCGGGTACCGCGATGGAAGAGTGCCTTTACAGGACTGCCTTATCTCGCGTGCGGCAACTTCGGCGCGATTTCCCCGATTCGGCGGGGCCGAAAGGCCATCCGCGTTAA